In one Microbulbifer pacificus genomic region, the following are encoded:
- a CDS encoding ATP-dependent zinc protease, whose amino-acid sequence MRFLPIASFLLVAQFLSGCENLAPISTQAESPATAVEEQPSPIPASFDPSHCPSVEAVVCAEPEVQVVERVVERKLERVIEVPVAKDKLVLGSEEFFTVEPGGVRLKALVDTGAATCALTVQDLTRFERDGSEWVRFKLAESVEDEPQQIELPIKRHVRVARPGFDRQRRPIVDMSLTVGEVTHMVEVNLVEGSEFEFPLLVGRNFLKDAAVVDVSRKQVQGQPKLPIVSK is encoded by the coding sequence ATGCGGTTTTTACCCATAGCCTCCTTTTTGCTGGTTGCACAATTTTTGTCCGGTTGTGAAAACCTGGCTCCCATCTCGACCCAGGCCGAATCCCCGGCAACGGCTGTCGAAGAGCAGCCCTCTCCGATTCCCGCCTCTTTTGATCCGAGCCACTGTCCCTCCGTTGAGGCGGTTGTCTGCGCGGAACCCGAAGTGCAGGTGGTGGAGCGGGTCGTGGAGCGCAAGCTGGAGCGGGTGATTGAAGTGCCCGTCGCCAAAGACAAACTGGTGCTCGGCTCGGAAGAATTCTTTACCGTTGAACCCGGCGGTGTTCGCCTGAAGGCGCTGGTGGATACCGGTGCAGCCACCTGTGCTCTCACCGTGCAGGATCTCACCCGGTTTGAACGCGATGGCAGTGAGTGGGTGCGCTTCAAACTGGCGGAGAGCGTCGAGGACGAGCCGCAGCAAATTGAACTGCCGATCAAGCGCCACGTGCGCGTCGCGCGCCCCGGTTTTGACCGCCAGCGCCGTCCCATCGTCGATATGAGCCTGACGGTGGGAGAGGTTACTCACATGGTGGAAGTGAATCTGGTAGAGGGCAGCGAGTTTGAATTCCCTCTGTTGGTAGGGCGCAATTTCCTCAAGGACGCCGCGGTGGTGGATGTAAGCCGCAAGCAGGTGCAGGGGCAGCCCAAGTTGCCCATCGTTAGCAAATAA
- a CDS encoding inactive transglutaminase family protein — translation MSPRAQVYILAALLTVLGAGLTIYKHFALGFPLLPGEYRTVWTIEAKVSFDADGGPVKAALTLPRSQRNMAVLGETFSSSGYGFNIIHQDDEHRAVWSKRHASGRQSLFYQLDVHQTPGAALEQPLDLSTEVVKPLLGAREQEAVRQAIYSLVEAGRARSSDVSTFTSELLLALADTRNQDRNLIFGYYKDRNFVDVALLVLAAADIPAHRIRGLYLEDDRRRLDPEDLLEIYDGKRWVVFEPTSGTPGVPKNFFIWQRGGKSLLDVEGGRNSSVTFSVISNDVPARDVAMLSTSKEKEALVDFSIYSLPIEQQSIFKLILLVPVGALVVVLLRVFVGLRTSGTFMPVLLAIAFIETQLITGLSIFVLILILGLWVRFYLSRLNLLLVARIAAVVITVVILMGAISVVSFKLGIEQALTVTFFPMIILAWTIERMSILWEEDGPYEVVIQAGGSLLVAVLAWWVMTNRYIEHWTFNFPELLLVLLAVVMIIGNYTGYRLGELARFRQLVR, via the coding sequence ATGTCGCCACGGGCTCAGGTCTATATTCTCGCCGCGCTGCTCACTGTTCTGGGTGCCGGCCTTACCATCTATAAGCACTTCGCGCTGGGTTTCCCCCTGCTGCCCGGTGAATACCGCACCGTGTGGACCATCGAGGCGAAGGTGAGCTTCGATGCCGACGGCGGCCCGGTCAAGGCTGCGCTCACGCTGCCGCGCTCACAGCGCAACATGGCGGTGCTGGGGGAAACCTTCAGCTCTTCCGGTTACGGCTTCAATATCATTCATCAGGACGACGAGCACCGCGCGGTCTGGTCGAAGCGCCACGCCTCGGGCCGGCAGTCTCTGTTCTATCAGCTGGATGTACACCAGACGCCCGGCGCGGCACTGGAGCAGCCACTGGATCTCAGCACCGAAGTGGTGAAGCCGCTGCTCGGCGCCCGCGAGCAGGAGGCCGTACGCCAGGCGATTTACTCGCTGGTCGAGGCCGGCCGCGCGCGCTCTTCCGATGTCTCCACGTTTACCTCCGAGCTGTTGCTGGCCCTGGCGGATACCCGCAATCAGGATCGCAACCTGATTTTCGGTTACTACAAAGACCGCAATTTTGTGGATGTCGCGCTGTTGGTACTGGCGGCCGCGGATATCCCCGCGCACCGCATTCGCGGGCTGTACCTCGAGGACGATCGCCGTCGCCTTGACCCGGAGGACCTGCTGGAAATCTACGACGGCAAGCGCTGGGTGGTGTTCGAACCCACCAGCGGCACACCGGGTGTGCCGAAAAATTTCTTTATCTGGCAGCGCGGTGGCAAGAGCCTGTTGGACGTGGAGGGAGGGCGCAATTCCAGCGTGACCTTCTCGGTAATATCCAACGATGTGCCCGCCCGTGATGTGGCCATGCTCAGTACCAGCAAGGAAAAAGAGGCACTGGTGGATTTCTCCATCTACAGCCTGCCCATCGAGCAGCAGAGTATTTTCAAACTGATCCTGTTGGTGCCGGTTGGTGCATTGGTCGTAGTGCTGTTGCGGGTATTCGTCGGGTTGCGCACATCCGGTACCTTTATGCCGGTACTGCTCGCCATCGCCTTTATTGAAACCCAGCTGATTACCGGCCTGTCGATTTTCGTGTTGATTCTGATTCTCGGCCTGTGGGTGCGCTTCTATCTCAGCAGGCTCAACCTTTTATTGGTCGCGAGGATCGCCGCCGTGGTGATTACGGTGGTGATATTGATGGGGGCCATCAGCGTGGTGAGTTTCAAACTCGGCATCGAACAGGCGCTGACGGTAACCTTTTTCCCGATGATCATTCTCGCCTGGACCATCGAACGCATGTCGATTCTGTGGGAGGAAGACGGCCCCTACGAGGTGGTGATACAGGCGGGTGGCAGCCTGCTGGTGGCGGTGCTCGCCTGGTGGGTGATGACCAACCGCTATATCGAACACTGGACCTTCAACTTCCCCGAGTTGTTATTGGTGCTGCTCGCCGTGGTCATGATTATCGGTAACTACACTGGTTACCGGCTGGGTGAACTGGCGCGGTTCCGCCAGCTGGTGCGCTGA
- a CDS encoding alpha-L-glutamate ligase-like protein — translation MRLPPFFSGGLVSPFKLRKLGILGMNARNVRYIARYNDRDKYPIVDDKLNTKRAARRYRIPVPDLIAAFETQPTRTRIMQVIEPLQQFVIKPARGSGGKGILVIVGREGDDYLKPSGSKVTALDIQRHVSNIHSGLYSLGGKPDRCMVEALVDFDPVFDKYSFEGVPDIRVIVFRGFPVMAMLRCSTHDSDGKANLHQGAVGVGIDLATGKASHAVQRGLRVDIHPDTKMPFADLEVPGWKDLVNLAASCYEMTGLGYLGCDIVLDRRRGPLLLEANARPGLAIQIANGIGLRTRLEHIESMTLEQLEKNVEERVNYSMDYFAARATL, via the coding sequence ATGCGTTTGCCACCATTTTTCAGCGGCGGCCTGGTGTCGCCGTTCAAGTTGCGAAAGCTTGGCATTCTTGGGATGAATGCGCGCAATGTGCGCTATATCGCCCGCTACAACGACCGCGACAAATATCCCATTGTCGACGACAAACTCAATACCAAGCGCGCGGCGCGGCGCTACCGTATACCGGTGCCGGACCTGATTGCCGCCTTCGAAACCCAGCCCACCCGCACCCGTATCATGCAGGTGATCGAACCGCTGCAGCAGTTTGTGATCAAGCCCGCGCGCGGTTCCGGTGGCAAGGGAATTCTTGTGATTGTCGGGCGCGAGGGCGACGACTATCTCAAACCGTCCGGCAGCAAAGTTACCGCGCTGGATATTCAGCGCCACGTCAGCAATATCCACAGCGGTTTGTACAGTCTCGGTGGCAAACCGGACCGCTGTATGGTGGAGGCGCTGGTGGATTTTGATCCGGTGTTTGACAAATATTCCTTCGAAGGTGTGCCGGATATCCGCGTCATTGTGTTCCGCGGTTTCCCGGTAATGGCCATGTTGCGCTGCTCCACCCACGATTCTGACGGCAAGGCCAACCTGCATCAGGGTGCGGTGGGCGTGGGGATTGATCTCGCCACCGGCAAAGCCTCCCACGCGGTGCAGCGCGGGCTGCGTGTGGATATTCATCCCGATACCAAGATGCCGTTTGCGGACCTCGAAGTACCGGGCTGGAAAGATCTGGTTAACCTCGCGGCCAGCTGTTATGAAATGACGGGACTCGGCTACCTCGGTTGCGACATTGTGCTCGATCGCAGGCGCGGACCGCTGTTGCTGGAGGCCAATGCGCGCCCCGGCCTCGCCATCCAGATCGCCAACGGTATCGGTTTGCGCACGCGCCTGGAACACATTGAATCCATGACGCTGGAACAATTGGAAAA